The Lycium barbarum isolate Lr01 chromosome 9, ASM1917538v2, whole genome shotgun sequence genome has a segment encoding these proteins:
- the LOC132609931 gene encoding long chain acyl-CoA synthetase 4-like yields MAERFIIEVEPAKPGKDGKPAVGPVYRSLFAKDGFPPSIDGLDSCWDIFRLSVEKYPNNRMLGRRKIVDGKPGKYVWMTYKEVYDIVIKVGNSIRNCGVEQGGKCGIFGANCPEWIMSMEACNAHGLYCVPLYDTLGAGAVEFIISHAEVAIAFVEEKKVPELLKTFPNAAKYLKTVVSFGEVTPQQKDEVEKHGVALYSWDEFLQLGSKNQFDLPVKKKSDTCTIMYTSGTTGEPKGVMISNNSIVTLISGVKRFLESVNEALTMNDVYISYLPLAHIFDRAIEECFINHGASIGFWRGDVKLLTEDLGELKPTVFCAVPRVLDRIYSGLQQKISSGGRLRSTLFNIAYARKLQYLKSGSKYHEASPISDKVVFSKVKEGLGGKVRLILSGAAPLSSHVEAFLRVVACAHVLQGYGLTETCAGTFVSLPNQFDMLGTVGPPVPNVDVCLESVPEMEYDALSSTPRGEICVRGDTLFSGYYKREDLTKEVMIDGWFHTGDIGEWQPNGSLKIIDRKKNIFKLSQGEYVAVENLENVYGNNPVIDSIWLYGSSFESFLVAVVNPNKQETEKWAKQNGLSGDFNSLCENSKVKEYIQGELTKAGKEKKLKGFEFIKAIHLDPVPFDMERDLLTPTFKKKRPQLLKYYKDVIDTMYKDAK; encoded by the exons ATGGCTGAGAGGTTTATAATTGAGGTTGAACCGGCGAAGCCAGGGAAGGATGGAAAACCAGCGGTCGGACCGGTTTACCGGAGTTTATTCGCTAAGGATGGTTTTCCACCTTCTATTGATGGCCTAGATAGCTGTTGGGATATTTTCCG TTTGTCAGTGGAGAAATATCCCAACAACCGAATGCTTGGCCGTCGTAAGATTGTGGATGGAAAG CCTGGAAAGTATGTGTGGATGACTTACAAAGAAGTATATGACATTGTCATAAAAGTAGGAAATTCCATCCGGAACTGTGGGGTAGAACAA GGAGGAAAATGTGGTATTTTTGGTGCCAATTGCCCTGAGTGGATTATGAGCATGGAG GCATGCAATGCTCATGGACTTTACTGTGTCCCTCTGTACGACACCTTAG GTGCTGGTGCAGTGGAATTTATCATTTCCCATGCAGAGGTTGCAATTGCTTTTGTTGAGGAGAAAAAAGTTCCCGAG CTTTTGAAAACATTTCCAAATGCAGCGAAGTACTTGAAGA CGGTTGTGAGTTTCGGGGAAGTCACTCCTCAACAAAAGGATGAGGTTGAAAAGCATGGTGTGGCTCTCTATTCCTGGGATGAGTTTCTACAATTA GGAAGCAAAAATCAGTTTGATCTTCCAGTGAAAAAGAAGAGTGATACCTGTACAATAATGTATACTAGTGGAACAACTGGAGAACCCAAGGGCGTGATGATTTCGAATAATAGCATTGTTACTCTTATATCTGGAGTGAAGCGTTTTCTTGAGAGTGTAAATGAGGCG CTGACAATGAATGATGTATATATCTCATATCTTCCCTTGGCACATATATTTGATCGGGCGATTGAAGAATGTTTCATTAATCATGGCGCCTCAATAGGATTTTGGCGAGGG GATGTAAAATTACTAACTGAAGACCTTGGAGAGCTGAAGCCAACAGTCTTCTGTGCGGTACCCCGGGTATTAGACAGAATATATTCAG GTTTGCAACAGAAAATTTCTTCAGGGGGTCGGTTAAGAAGCACCTTGTTCAATATTGCATATGCTCG CAAACTTCAATACTTGAAGAGTGGGAGTAAATATCATGAAGCTTCTCCAATTTCCGACAAAGTTGTTTTCAGTAAG GTAAAAGAAGGGCTAGGAGGCAAAGTGCGCCTTATATTATCGGGAGCAGCACCCCTCTCATCTCATGTAGAAGCTTTTCTGCGAGTTGTAGCATGTGCTCATGTTCTTCAAGGATATG GTCTGACTGAAACATGTGCTGGTACATTTGTATCACTACCTAACCAGTTCGATATGCTTGGTACGGTTGGTCCTCCGGTGCCCAATGTGGATGTGTGCCTGGAATCTGTTCCTGAAATGGAATATGATGCTCTTTCAAGCACACCACGTGGAGAAATATGTGTGAGGGGAGACACTCTATTTTCTGGTTATTACAAGCGTGAGGATCTTACGAAAGAAGTCATGATTGATGGGTGGTTCCACACAG GGGATATTGGCGAGTGGCAACCAAATGGTAGCTTGAAGATAATTGATCGCAAGAAGAATATTTTCAAGCTATCACAAGGTGAATATGTTGCAGTCGAAAATCTGGAGAATGTATATGGCAATAATCCTGTTATTGACTCG ATATGGCTATATGGGAGCAGCTTTGAGTCTTTTCTTGTTGCTGTTGTTAACCCAAACAAACAAGAGACTGAAAAATGGGCCAAACAGAATGGCCTCTCCGGGGATTTTAATTCCCTATGTGAAAACTCAAAGGTGAAAGAGTATATACAAGGGGAGCTCACAAAAGctggaaaagaaaagaag CTGAAGGGTTTTGAGTTCATAAAAGCTATACACCTTGATCCGGTACCATTTGACATGGAACGTGACCTTTTGACCCCAACATTTAAGAAGAAAAGACCACAGTTGCTTAAGTACTACAAG